A stretch of Lathyrus oleraceus cultivar Zhongwan6 chromosome 6, CAAS_Psat_ZW6_1.0, whole genome shotgun sequence DNA encodes these proteins:
- the LOC127098405 gene encoding early light-induced protein, chloroplastic-like isoform X3 gives MAVSSCQSIMSSSMTNISSRSRVNQFTNIPFVYIPSLRRNVSLKVRSMAEGEQKEQPKVPVDPTTPITPTPQPAYTRPPKMSTKFSDLMAFSGPAPERINGRLAMIGFVAAMGVEIAKGQGLSEQLSGGGVSWFLGTSVLLSLASLIPFFQGVSVESKSKSIMSSDAELWNGRIAMLGLVALAFTEFVKGTSLV, from the exons ATGGCTGTTTCATCTTGTCAATCTATCATGTCAAGTTCTATGACCAACATTTCTAGCAGGTCTAGAGTTAACCAGTTTACCAACATCCCTTTTGTCTACATTCCAAGCCTCAGGAGGAATGTTAGCCTCAAAGTTCGATCTATGGCTGAG GGAGAGCAGAAAGAGCAACCTAAGGTGCCTGTTGACCCAACTACACCAATTACACCAACACCACAACCAGCCTATACTCGTCCACCAAAG ATGAGCACAAAGTTTTCAGATTTGATGGCATTTAGTGGGCCAGCACCTGAAAGGATCAATGGAAGATTGGCTATGATTGGTTTTGTAGCAGCAATGGGGGTGGAGATAGCAAAAGGGCAGGGTTTGTCTGAACAATTATCTGGTGGTGGAGTTTCATGGTTCTTGGGGACAAGTGTGTTGTTGTCACTTGCTTCATTGATTCCATTTTTTCAAGGGGTTAGTGTTGAGTCTAAATCTAAGAGTATTATGTCCTCAGATGCAGAGCTTTGGAATGGAAGAATTGCAATGTTAGGTTTAGTTGCTTTAGCTTTCACAGAATTTGTTAAGGGTACATCCCTTGTGTAA